agaaagaaagggagaaagacaatgacaatcagagagagatggaattaaAAGATCAGcaacagaaagagatggagaaagaaaagatgattatgagagaaagggaggaagcagGAAGCAGAAAGGAGGGgcagaatttttttgggggggaaattgAGGGACAGAATGAACTGgagatagaacaggagagagagatggaagaaaagCAGGAAGTGATtaaggaagcagaggaagagtacagggaaagagaagagagaggaaaggaagtaaGCATGAAGAAACATGTAGTAGTTAATGTTAAAGCAAAAGCACGGGAAGTCTTCAATAGGCGtaaagagaggaggttagaagTGTTGAAGGGGGAGCGAGAACACATAGAAAGAGGACAACAaatcaggagggagaaggaggaaagacGGCTGGAGATggaaagaaaacaggagagggcAAGACAACAAGAGGAGCAGGATAAAAAACGAGAGATTGAAATTGCTAGACAGAAAGAAATGTTGAGactaagagaggaggagaggcagagagaggaagagagagaggaggagagaaagaaagccaTTAAATGCCTTTTATctttaatcagagagagagaaaaaataatacaGGCAAAAAAAGAGAGGAGATGGTGGAAGAGGAAAGAAGGGAGATCCTTGAGTACAAGAGGGGTGACttagaggaggaggaaaaagaagatgacaaggaggACATTCTCCCACCCGATAAAAGTATCCGAAGGAGAGCCGTGGGCTGGGTGAATAAAAAATGGGAGAAGAGGAAcctcagaaagatagagagaacgtatcagagagaggctgaggagggccATAAGATCGTCCACATAGGTAAGACCTGTTTTCCCTCTACTTATGACATCATCCTCTTTAGTCTCCTCTACACACATAAGTTCCACACCAGTCATCATGTCGCATCATTGTTTCAATATAAAACTACTGTCCAAAGaatatgttagctgacatggctcattgagtgactgactgacataacaagaaaaATACTGCTGATAACAACCACGTTTTTAAATGGTACCTTGTGTCATCTACTAGTCTAACTCTCAAGACTAAGTAGAGACCCAGAAAGAGttcctaaaaacacacacacaaaaacgtgTTTTGGGGGGATCCGGGGGCTACTAGTGGCCATGGGGCCCTAAGCGATCACATAAGCCCTGGCACTATACAAAGAATAGGTGCCATTCTGGACACATGTTCAACTTAGGGCCAGGTCAATTTGGGATGGGGATTATTGCACTTAATTCACAAATTCCATGCCTTGCTCAACTGAAAAGAGTAAATAATCAGTGAGATCCAATTGTGTTTTCTATTCTTCATTCCCTGTGTCCATTACATTTAAGTTGATACCAGatccactaagttgaatgtgAACTCTACTTCTTCTCCCCTCCCAGCCATCCCTGGACACACAAGGCTAACATCCACCATGAcccgggcagagagagagagggagaagaggaaggagctGCTGAAGgctgaggagagaaggaagaagatGGAGGATTTCAATAAGCAGTGGAGAGAGCGGTCCCTGCTTAAAAAACAGACTCATCAAcaactgaaggaggagagggagaggatgaaggaaAACTACCTGGAGCAGATGAATCTGGAGGCTGATGCTCAAATCAACACCCGGTGTCTAACCACCCAACACAGCCACGATTACAACCACGGTCAGGAGTTGCCCGGGTGGGCCAATGGCCAACAAGTAAGCCAAGAGCCCACTGGATCTGCTGATGGCCACCAGGAAAGGCCAAGGAGGCAACAGGCATGGGCAGAGAACCAGGAGGGGAGTTCAGAGAACCAGCAGGAGGGGCCAGAGAACCATCAGGGGGGGCCAGACAGCCAGCAGCTAGAAGCTCCAGAAGAGGCTGAAACATCAGAGCGAATATCCAAGACAAAGAAAAAGCCAAGCATCTGGAAGAAAATTAGGATGAGGTAAAGAATGTTTAAACATCTATTCATGTTTTACACTGTTAATATACATGTCATCACTTTAAAAAGTGACATTATCCAAATGTGAGGGTTTAGTGTACATGCAACACACATGTAAATATATAGATACTTACCTGTCTCTGTGATGTCTTACAGCCTTCCTGACGTGCTGTCTGCCTAGAGCTGGAACTCGATGAAGCCACAGTTCCACTAATGTTACGTTGGTAATTAAAAGTGTCGCCCAataattcctcctcctctttaagtcATCGAGCCACATTTCCTCCTCAAAACATTATAGTCTCCTCAAGCCAGCAAGTATCCTCTTTATCAGGCAACAAACCATCGAAGGTCAGTGACCCTCCTCCCAAGAACAGAGACTCTCATCTGTATCCTAGTTAAATTCATCTCTGCTTACCACCTCTACAGTCCTAGAAAATATCCCAAAAATGGAAATAGTTTCAACAGAAGTCCTCCCCTCAGACCAGTGGCTCCACAGACCAGAGTTTCTCATCTGTATTCAAGTTGAATGCAACTCTGATCATTTCCACCACCTCTCCTGTTAAGGGGAGGTTCTGAAAAGGAGGTCTGGGAGGAGGTCTGCAGGTAGCCTGGACCGGACCGGTAGCAGCTAAGTTGCTGGCTCCATCCCCGGGCAGAGCTTCTCAAGTCAGGCCAGTGATGTTTGATGATGTCATTTTTGTTTGCAAAGTTTTACTCTTTAATAAAAGCATTTATTAAAAAAGCAATATTGTTGTTACGGTGTGGattgttttgttatttattaGAATTGAAACATCCAGTAGTCATGGTAGATGTTAGACTTTCAATGAGACACCTAACATTCCATCAGTTTGATACAATGTGTGACATGTTATATTACAGAGGAGTCCTCTATACACATCTATTTTAGACCATAGGAGAAATATCAGATTGAAATAGCTTCTCTAAGAATCTGAGGAGAGAGCAACAGTAGAAGCATCGTTAGCTCTCCCACCTCCAGTTCAGTACTCGGGTCATTCCACCAATTGAGTACCTTTTGGGGAGTGTAACTTTATATTTCACCtatttctaacattctgtcataaaaagcacatgttcaacttaatataaaacatgttttcccatctcaaagTAACAAATACATACTATAGTAAGTgtctattaagtgccaaataaagtgacagggttgactgtaacagagttgaCTATTTCATCTAGAATCAACCATAGATCCccatgtgacagggggaatggaatgcAAGCTTACCAAACACATGTAAATAGTTTAAACATGTCTagactgtctatctataggtaacagggttggtgTGTTATAATTCACCCACCCAGTGGTGATTgcagcatgtacatcttggtggggaaaactcccccaaaatgttttagatgaatgccagcaaagccactacacaacacaacactaaacaatacattaattgcactataaatttaacaaacggtgcccacaaactgttagggtcgACATAAAGCTTTCGCAATAGCAGAGCtatcttttcagcaccatggagagaatcctttaaaaaacatagctgatatggctgacttgcttaaacaaatgtggtttctactgacaattgagaagtACAAACTATGGCACAAGGGGACAACGAGTGGACTACAGGATAtctgtaatttagattaagacaaTGAGAGACCTAGGATGGACGTCGTCAATATAaccatttgttcagcacttttgaaatgtacagcgacagaattttgaacatgggccattcttacagtattctccctgtacaccaagtcataactgcatataagcagacaatgaaagctcgtacaatattcaatgattacatttctcttaaACAGGCTATAgtctacatgtgcaccaccaagtcagagcagtaggctaagttatgagaggggaaagggacaacattattagggtgaggcacatgggctactaacagcttactacacaacatacacttagtattactttcttagatacagtatacatatctccctgtaACGATATTcgtcttcctctgacgaggagtatgaaggatcggaccaatatgcagcgtgatACGTGTCCATGTTGATCATTTATTAACATTGAAcacaaaaaacaaaataacaaggacAACGAACGAAAACAAAACAGatctgtctggtgaagacacagagacagaaaacaatcacccacctctAAAATGGGAataacaggctacctaagtatgattctcaatcagagacaacaaacgacatctgtctctgattgagaaccataccaggccaaacacataaatactacatagaaaaaataacatagactacccaccccaactcacgccctgaccaaactaacacaaagacataataaaggaactaaggtcagaacgtgacactcccaggcatattacatcatttatagaGAAGCTTCCAACCACTCAGGAGTCAtgctgaatagcaggctagtgattgctttgttaAGCTTgaagttagccactgattccttccaaaccactcattgttgaatttgcgattttccAACTTTTTGTGTTTATTTGGAAAGGTTGATGACCACCAATACTTTTTATCTATAATttgcaggtatcctagtggttagagtgttgggtcagtaaccgaaaggttgctagatagaatccccgagctgacaaggtaaaaatctgtcattcctcccctgaacacggcagttaacctactgttcgtAGGAGCTGGATTTGCCTTTCTTTGCAACAGTGGAAGCTGCTGAGGAGacgatggctcataataatggttggaatggagtcaatggagtggGTTCAAACACATCAAagatgtttccatgtgtttgataccactcCATTGACTTCATTCTAGACATTATTATGAGTtgtcttcccctcagcagcctccactgctttgCAATTAGTTTGTTCGTTTTCAGTTGTTAGCATGTAGCTAACAGCGTCTATGTGAATTTGCTATCAGTTTGTGCTAATTTGTTAGCATTCTGGAAATAGAGTGCAATAGGTTTTTCTTGTGTTTTTAGCACCCCCTCATGTGCTATGCTGGCAATACTTTAAACCCCGGTATGAGAGAAGGATGGTATGACAATATGAAAATATGGATACCACCCAACCCtaatcaccacaaccaccacaccaaCCTACCACAACTAACACAACTACCACACCTATCATCACCACAACTACAAAACCTACCATCACCAAACCTACCTAGCACAACCACCACATATATGTACCACAACTAACACACCTACCTACCAAAACTGCCACACCTACCAAACACAACTACCAAACCTACCTACCACATCGACCTACCACAACTATCACACCTACAATCCACCTACCACAACTATCACATCTATTATCATCAAACTTACcacacctaccatcaccacacctaccaAACCTACCTACCACAACTACCTACCCAAACTACCACACCTATAATCACCATACCTACCATATCTATCATCACCAAACCTACCAAACTTACCTACCATCACCACGTCTCTCACACCTACATCACAAAACCTAACACACCTACCATGCCTACCTTCACCAAACCATCCATCACCACAC
The genomic region above belongs to Oncorhynchus mykiss isolate Arlee chromosome 6, USDA_OmykA_1.1, whole genome shotgun sequence and contains:
- the LOC118936655 gene encoding capping protein inhibiting regulator of actin dynamics-like; amino-acid sequence: MVEEERREILEYKRGDLEEEEKEDDKEDILPPDKSIRRRAVGWVNKKWEKRNLRKIERTYQREAEEGHKIVHIAIPGHTRLTSTMTRAEREREKRKELLKAEERRKKMEDFNKQWRERSLLKKQTHQQLKEERERMKENYLEQMNLEADAQINTRCLTTQHSHDYNHGQELPGWANGQQVSQEPTGSADGHQERPRRQQAWAENQEGSSENQQEGPENHQGGPDSQQLEAPEEAETSERISKTKKKPSIWKKIRMSLPDVLSA